In a genomic window of Piliocolobus tephrosceles isolate RC106 chromosome 1, ASM277652v3, whole genome shotgun sequence:
- the LOC111545274 gene encoding LOW QUALITY PROTEIN: olfactory receptor 1C1 (The sequence of the model RefSeq protein was modified relative to this genomic sequence to represent the inferred CDS: deleted 2 bases in 1 codon), which yields MEKRNLTVVREFVLLGLPSSAEQQHLLSVLFLCMYLATTLGNMLIIVTTGFDSHLHSLMYFFLSNLAFVDICFTSTTVPQMVVNILTGTKTISFAGCLSQLFFFVSFVNMDSLLLGVMAYDRYVAICHPLHYTATMNLCLCVQLMAGLWFVTYLHALLHTVLTARLSFCASNIIHHFFCDLNPLLQLSCSDVSFNVMIIFAVGGLLAITPLVCILISYGIIFSTVLKITSTQGKQRAVSTCSCHLSVVVVFYGTAIAVYFSPSSSHTPESDTVSTIMHWVVAPMLNPFTYTIRNRDMKRGLQKMLFKCTVFQRNNDLSD from the exons atggaaaaaagaaatctaacaGTCGTCAGGGAATTCGTCCTTCTGGGACTCCCTAGTTCAGCAGAGCAGCAGCACCTCCTGTCTGTGCTTTTTCTCTGTATGTATTTAGCCACCACCTTGGGGAACATGCTCATCATTGTGACCACTGGCTTTGACTCTCACCTCCATTCCCTTATGTATTTCTTCCTTAGTAACTTGGCCTTCGTTGACATTTGTTTTACGTCGACTACTGTCCCCCAAATGGTAGTGAATATCTTGACTGGCACCAAGACTATCTCTTTTGCAGGCTGCCTCAGTCAGctcttcttctttgtttcttttgtgaaTATGGACAGCCTCCTTCTG GGTGTGATGGCATATGATAGATATGTGGCGATTTGCCACCCCTTACATTACACTGCCACAATGAACCTGTGCCTTTGTGTCCAGCTAATGGCTGGACTGTGGTTTGTTACTTACCTCCATGCCCTCCTGCATACTGTCCTAACAGCACGGCTGTCCTTCTGTGCCTCCAATATCATCCATCATTTCTTCTGTGATCTCAACCCTCTTCTGCAGCTCTCTTGCTCTGACGTCTCCTTCAATGTAATGATCATTTTTGCAGTAGGAGGTCTATTGGCTATCACGCCCCTTGTCTGTATCCTCATATCTTATGGAATTATCTTCTCCACTGTTCTGAAGATCACCTCTACTCAGGGGAAGCAGAGAGCTGTTTCCACCTGTAGCTGCCACCTGtcagtggtggtggtgttttatGGCACAGCCATCGCTGTCTACTTCAGTCCTTCATCCTCCCATACGCCCGAGAGTGACACTGTGTCAACCATCATGCATTGGGTGGTGGCCCCGATGCTGAATCCTTTCACCTACACCATAAGGAACAGGGATATGAAGAGAGGACTTCAGAAAATGCTTTTCAAGTGCACAGTCTTTCAGCGCAATAATGACCTCAGTGACTGA
- the LOC111545275 gene encoding olfactory receptor 14A16 — protein sequence MSKEMNNFTFGRTFFLMGFSDIRETQILHSVLFLLIYLAALMGNLLIMTLIIKDHRLHTPMYFFLKNLSFLDLCLISITVPKSITNSLMNCNTISFLGCVCQVFFFFLLATTEVALLTVMSYDRYVAICHPLRYEVKMSHEACVQMAVSSWVNGGLSAILHTACTFSVPMCGSPEVHQFFCDVPQLLSLACSYNIGELVIIGLSLVLDSGCFVFIDISYIHIFSTVLRMPSKEGKSKAFSTCLPHLIVVTLFLSSGFFAYLRPLPKSPSPLDLLVSVFYTVMPPTLNPFIYSLRNKDMKMALRELQISR from the coding sequence ATGTCCAAAGAAATGAACAACTTCACCTTTGGGAGAACATTCTTCCTCATGGGGTTCTCTGACATTCGGGAGACCCAGATCCTACATTCTGTGCTCTTTTTGCTAATTTACCTGGCGGCACTGATGGGGAATCTTCTCATCATGACTCTCATCATCAAGGATCATCGGCTCCACACGCCCATGTACTTTTTCCTAAAGAACTTATCTTTCCTGGATCTGTGTCTCATTTCCATCACTGTTCCTAAGTCCATCACAAACTCCCTGATGAATTGCAACACCATTTCATTCCTTGGATGTGTGTgtcaggtttttttcttctttctcttagcCACTACAGAAGTAGCTCTTCTCACAGTCATGTCCTATGACCGCTATGTTGCCATCTGCCACCCGCTCAGATATGAGGTCAAAATGAGTCATGAAGCCTGTGTGCAGATGGCTGTCTCTTCATGGGTCAATGGAGGTCTCAGTGCAATCCTGCACACAGCTTGCACCTTCTCTGTACCCATGTGTGGGTCTCCTGAAGTTCATCAGTTCTTTTGTGATGTCCCACAACTGCTCTCCCTTGCCTGTTCTTATAACATTGGTGAATTAGTAATTATTGGGCTCAGCCTCGTGTTGGACTCTGGCTGCTTTGTGTTTATTGACATTTCTTACATTCACATATTCTCCACTGTGCTGAGGATGCCCTCCAAAGAAGGCAAGTCCAAAGCTTTCTCCACATGCCTGCCTCATCTCATTgttgtgactttatttctgtcttctggaTTTTTTGCCTATTTACGCCCTCTGCCTAAATCTCCATCACCCTTGGATTTGCTGGTTTCAGTATTCTACACTGTGATGCCACCCACTCTGAATCCCTTCATCTATAGCCTAAGAAATAAGGATATGAAGATGGCACTCAGGGAACTACAAATTAGTAGATAG